The sequence below is a genomic window from Plasmodium coatneyi strain Hackeri chromosome 13, complete sequence.
CCTTCCCAATTTAATGTTTAAAGTGTATTCGAATCCTAGGTCTATGTTCAGGTGGCTGTTAAGCATTGTGTTGTTTTTGTAACTGCccaatatttttccccttttcagtTTAATACTTTTCGCATACGGCTCATTGAATTCGTTTTTCTCATCCTGCAGGTAGTTGGTTAGTTCGTCTTCCAAGTTGGCCACAAAATTTACCGTTGCATCTTTTATTAATGTGAGGAGAGTAACATTGGTgacgttttttttgtgataatTCAACCCTAGTAATATATCGTTTAGTTTTTCCACCTGGTCATCACCGTTCGTATCTTCGTAACTTCCATTCTGCTCTTTTGCTAGGACCTTCAGCTTTTCCTCATCCACGTCTTTCAGAGGGGCCTCCACGCTCAGCTCGAAGGTCACTTCACTCGATCCTGGGCGTGGCATGGCGGTACAAAAGGTGGGACACAAAAAAGGCAACAGCTTTACATACAGGGAGGCGATTCTTTGTAATATGTATGCCTTCTCAGAAGCGGTCCCTACCAAGGGAGTGTTTTTCCCGCTTTATGTAGATTTGAAGGGGTACCCCCTTTCCTAATGTGTTGTACTAAGCAGGTGGAGTCGGCTACGTATAATAGCCTCTCTTCCTTGCAAATACAAAGCAGCTATGTAggcgttctttttttttatttaaaattaaaaacaatgCCGCTAAACAGTTGCTCCTCTTTCCCGCGGTCGTTCAACCGTTGCGTCGTTTTGCGGCCACGTGGCAGCGTTTCCTTTCGCACATTCATGCGTAGTTGAACGCGTACGTCACGTAGGACCGCACAAGCGATGGTGGGTCATTCCTGTTTGGCGTTCCCCGTGACCACAAAACGAAGGcagttcttcttcttcagcgGAATCCTCTACACGGTGGTGAAGCGGCGGATACGTATTCAAAagtcagtttttttttttttttttttttttttttcttatgcGCTGCTGGGTTAGGCAATGAAGAAGTAAATCAGCCCACCCGTCGGTCGCTTACCGAGCGGTGAAGTTTTTTTCGGTCAGGAGGCGTTTATTCCTCCGTTGTGCGGGCAAACCATATGGTGTTATCGTTTCGGGCCCGATGTGAAGTGTACccacatttatatatatttatgcatgaggggaagaagcgaTGAATCAAAGAAGTAGCTTGCCGACCCCGCTTCCTTTGGACCAAATGGGTACGGTGCCGCCCTGTTGttgcccccttttctttGGAGGACACACATTAACGCGGTATGCGCAGAAGGGGGAGTAAGCAATTCCTGGCCAAGTACGCacacaatgaaaaaaaaaaaaaaaacggaaaaaaaatggcttaCCGATGAGGTTCACACTGAAGTTACGCCGCTCCCCCTGGTCGACGCAGCAACACTGTAGAGTGAGGTCAGCCATTGTGGCTTCTCCCCCCGCCAACACATAACACAAAATATCGCCGCACTGCACGCCCCAGGTGAAGGGTTTATTCGGCGAGGTACGCATAACGGGAGAAgcgaaaaagagaaagggaaaattatccccccccgttttttttttttttttttttttttcccttttccattttatttttcttcaccttcccatttttgagTGACCAAATTGTGAAAATTCAGTTCTTGCCTATTAACTTCGtaacacgtttttttttttccccacctcAAACGTTTACGATGCTTGGTTACTCCTTTTTCTGTACTTTGGCTGCCACCCGCGTAGCCGTGTAGCGAAGTTGCCACGTAGTGACGTAGTGGCTGAGTTGCCCCATCGggggaagcagaagaagtcTTACTGACCAGCATGCTTGCCCAGTTTTTTCACGTAACGAATGAACCAATGAACCAATAATGAGTAGGGCATCTATTTTTGCTTATCTCATTTTCCCCCGTCCAGTAGCTAATGCaggtaaaaaggggaaagtaaaataaaaaaaaaaagaccccTTCTCTCAACCGGTGGCCCCCCTTATCTGACGTGACTTGGATCCTACTTCGGGGTTAAGCTGCTTCGTCCTGACGGCATGCGAATTGGGAAAGAAGGTGCCTCGTGGGGGGGATGAACTGCTAAAACGGGACATTACATCGAGACACAAAGGAGGATTCCTTCGTCTGTTGCATCGTTTGGTGTAGCTTCCTGCTCACTTCCCCGTAGCTCCTCCCACCATGGATGCAGACGGGTCATTCATCCCCAAGGAGCTGGTCGGGAAGGACATCTACCAAATCTTGGGTCTCACCTTCCAAGACGCAGGGAAggacaacataaaaaatataataaggaAGAGGTACCTGAAATGTGCGCTGGTTCTGCACCCCGACAAGGTGGAGGGCGGCTCCAAGGGGAGTGGCCCCGTTGGAAGTGGCCCCGCTGGAAGTGGAACACAGACGAACGGTTCAAGCACGTCCAACATGGACAGATTCAACACGCTCAAGTGCGCCTACGAATTTTTAATGAACGAACAACTGAGGAATAAATACAACCTGTACGTCACACAGCAGaagatgaaaataaaaaaaaatgccgcaACTAGCAGTAACATCAGTCTGAATCGCTTTTTCGACAAGAAAAAACTTGACGCacagcagaaggaaaagtgggCATTCAAAAGGAAACTGGAGGCACGAGAGAGGGAGGTGGCAAAGGacagaggaaagaaaaaatggaaaggcaGTGCAGCAAAATGGCAACACAGTGGAAAGGCAGGTGATCCCACGGCGGGCAGTTACCGCAACGGGAAGAAcaatcggaaaaaaaaaaattggcatcAAAATGGACAGCAAAATGCGCAACAAAATGCGGCACGCAGAGAACGGAacaatttagaaaaaatcaAAGCGCAGAATGAGGATTTTGTAAGAACCCACTCCGCACACCACCCCGGTCAGAATAAACGCCAAAGGGACGTCCCTGAAGGGGAAGACGGAGACGACAGGGACAGAGTTATAGAAATTTACCTGCACAACTATCCACGCAACGTCGACCTGCTGCAAAGGTACATTGATCAGAAAGAATTCTTAACCTTCTTCCTCGACTTTAACTTCCAAAAGTATTCCCTGAACAGAAATGAGGAACAGACGCAGAGTGAAAGGAGGGTTGGTCTGTTCTCCTTCAGTCATCGCAGTGAGGCCATTCGTGCGTACTtgcactttaaaaaaaatggcaaacacATTGATCGAAATTTTAAACTGAGGCTGGCCGTGCCGTGCAAGGAGGGAGGAGAAATCCGCTCAGAGGGTCAAAGTccccaaaaggggggagagaaCGACACAGGCGCCAAGGACAACGTCGACAGGATGATGAACGAAATGGTAGACGAACTCGACAAGATGTTTTCCCTCTGAGGAGACCACCGATTAAGGTGGTCCCCCCAAAGTTGTGTCAAAGAGACGTATTTACCCGCTCTATGCGTGACCTCCACGGGGGACCATTTGAGAAAGGGTTTTCCCACAGGCGATCCCGCAACTGTCACCTTCAAAGAAGCTGCGCTGGTTGTATATCATCATATTGTACCATACTGGAATGCATACTGGCATGCattcgtgtttttttttttttttttttgttgttttgtcACAGGTTAACACATATACCACGCGTTTGTATttgtttgtcctttttttttttttttttttttcgctcccCTGTGTGGGACTAATTACCCATTTGTCCCCCCTTGGAggggaaacacaaaaaaatgtagcacATTGCTTATTCACCTATTTtgtgaacaaattttaatttaagcAGTCCATTTGGCGGCATACCAGCGGTAGTCACCACGCACTATTCATCACTTACTGATGAGCGTGCCGGTGAAGGGCGTCGTCCCCCCCAGGTTGCACCGTCCTctgttgtccatttttttgttgtatgCCGCATGAACATGTGGGCGGAGGTGCACACCTGCGCGAAGTGGAACTGCTAACCGGTgagcgttaaaaaaaaaaaaaaaatgtgtaaaagtgtagtaaagcgaaaaaaaaaaaaaaataaacaaataagtAAAACGTAATTGAAGCAGAACAAAGTATGTCTACTTCATTGGGCCCCCTTCGTTTAGTCACCCCcgcgtccattttttttttccattttcgcgGCACGTTTTCTCCTCTGCAGAGAAAGCGGGGCGTCCTTTTCGCAGCACAGCGGTGAAACTGCGTCACCGTATCACCACACCACCGTTCAACATGATAGCGCAGAGCGAAGAGGCCCGGCTGAAGCAGCTAGTGGGCAAGCTAAAAAGTCAGGGTATGTTCGACGAGGTGCAGAAAAACACGGTGGACAAaaatatagtaaaaaaaatagcaatcCTGTACGACGTCTTCAAACGAATAAACGAGGGAAGCGCATCCATTTGCGGGAGCAGCAACTCCGATTTCATATACACCAGTGACATTAAGCATGCATTAAAATACGACGACTTCGTTCGGGTGCGGTTCCACATAATCCcggtggaaagaaaaaaaggaatgctcCACTTaggagaggaggaaaaaaattaccactTTATTGAAAATATGAATCACATCGTAAGTAACATATACAACCCCTCCAGTTACGACCAGTTCTTAAATAACCGAGTGCAGGAAGACAAGGACAAACTAACCTGCATGATGAAGTGCCTTAACGAAATAGAgtctgcatatatataccggTACCGTAGTGACAACAATATTAAAATAACGTTTGAAATTTTCTgtcacaatttttacacattctTATCATACGATTATAAGAGGAAGTCGTGCATACAAAACTTTTGCAACAAATACGCCAACGTGGAAGTGACAAACCCCTTTCAGTTGTCCACTCCTCAGAATATGTTTCACATAAATTCGATTGGGACTGTCATGCATCCGTCAGCTGATCAGTATGAAAGGGACACTTTAGAGAAACTTAAGCCCTTCATTCTGGAGTCGCTCGAAATGGTCAAGGAGTTTCACGGAACAGGTGATGAGAGGAAGCCTCCCTTTGGAGGGGCCCAACTGGACAACGACTTTTTCGTTAAAAATACCCACTACGAGGATGACATGCGGAACCTCATTAAAATGGAGAGGGCCGCCAACGAGTATAGGCGCTTGCGTACGGGCCTGGCAAAGCGGTAATCGGTTTGGCAGCATTGCCGCGTAGCTGCTTTACCACGCTGGGTGAACGAACCAAGGATGTCGCAAAATGTGCATCCCACAAACGCTTCCACCGtgcagctatttttttttttttttttttttttttttccaccgcGATAGTGCAATCGTGCCCACCTCTCTTTTTGCATCCTTCCCGAATTGCAACTTTTTCTCCATCCCGGGGAAGGCCCCAACGTAACATGTTTGACGACAAGTTCGCCACAGCTGGAGGGTCCCCCATCCGTTCCAGCGGTGAaccatttttctgttgctAGGGAAGCGGGACTACACATCAATGTGCCCCACCTCAGAGGTGACGACTTAGCCAACCGAGTGGTGCACCCCTCACACGCATTTCTCCAAAGGACCACTCTCCACAGAAATGCATTCGAAGGAACAAACCACAGCACAGTATATT
It includes:
- a CDS encoding DnaJ domain-containing protein codes for the protein MDADGSFIPKELVGKDIYQILGLTFQDAGKDNIKNIIRKRYLKCALVLHPDKVEGGSKGSGPVGSGPAGSGTQTNGSSTSNMDRFNTLKCAYEFLMNEQLRNKYNLYVTQQKMKIKKNAATSSNISLNRFFDKKKLDAQQKEKWAFKRKLEAREREVAKDRGKKKWKGSAAKWQHSGKAGDPTAGSYRNGKNNRKKKNWHQNGQQNAQQNAARRERNNLEKIKAQNEDFVRTHSAHHPGQNKRQRDVPEGEDGDDRDRVIEIYLHNYPRNVDLLQRYIDQKEFLTFFLDFNFQKYSLNRNEEQTQSERRVGLFSFSHRSEAIRAYLHFKKNGKHIDRNFKLRLAVPCKEGGEIRSEGQSPQKGGENDTGAKDNVDRMMNEMVDELDKMFSL